TCTTTTAACAGTTGTGAACCCTGCTGAGGTTGTGAACCCTGCTGAGGTAACATTTCTTTCATtggctgtttctttttattttttatgtttaaactgAAGAAAAGCCCCTTCATGCCCTGCAAATATAATGTAGCTCTAGGTCTAGGTAATGTAACTAACTCAAAACGGCAGGCTGCTAGGCAGTCTACTGTAGGAAAAACAACAGCCCAGTTCCAGTCTTGGGAACAGCTGTGAAAATATTTCCATGTATTGTTTCAGAAAAAGATACTGCAACTGTTGGATTATAGTAGGGTTGTCTActagtaaaaatatttttttctgaaagagtTAAATACTGTTTCAAATTTTGTTGGtatagggatttttttttgttttgttttcaacaaatcaaaatgaatttatttgGCGAAATATAATTCTGTTCTATTaccttatttattaatttataggCTGGCTTTGAAGCGGAAGGGGATCAATTTACAAAAGATTCTGGTGAAACCGGTAAGCACCAGCATTTAATACATTTGTGTGGTTGCAATTGTAAAAAGTGAGATTTCTGGTCTACTGCAAACTGTATACACAAACACACTCCAACACACATATACCCTGACAAAGATAAACACACATTTTAGTATATATTGTCAATATTaccaatttaatatatatatttttttaatggatgTATTTGCATAAACTGTTCAGAATACACGTTTTATGAAATGCATTCAAAAGAGCGTTCCATAATTTAATaaagtaaattatttattttttttgctacaaGGGACAAGTGTTTCTAAAACTGATGAGGAAGAGCAAAGAAAACTAGAAGCCAGAAGAGAGAAACAAAGACGCAGGAGGGAGAAAAACAATGAGAAATACGGTGACGGTTACAGGTATGAAGTCGCTGTGCCCCACCTTCTTGTTTTGAAAGTAGCATTCGAAAGTTATTGCACAGGTTGATCGTTCCATTTCAGTAATGGAGATCTAGTGTTAAAAGATTAAGGCTATGTCATTAGAACCATGAGATGTATGTGAAATTAACCAAGTGTTTCCATTACAGACTGGCATACACATGTTCTTTCTGTAAGTTCCGAACATTTGAAGAGAAGGATATTGAAGATCACTTTGAAAGCTCTTCTCATCAGGAGACTCTAGACTACATTCAGAAGCAAGCCAACTTTGAAGAAGACGTCATTCGTTTCTTACATGTACGTACCAATTGCATGGCTTGTTCCATAGTTATGATGTGTTTCCTGTATAAAAGTATActatagtaaaatcatagcaaattTAAAgcgtaggtaagcattgtaaagcccagagcagtatggtaaagttattattatttatttcttagcagacgcccttatccagggcgacttacagtcgtaaacaaaaatacatttcaaacaaacaaaaatatatttcatggttaactatagtaaatgcatagtataaccatgggaaaagcattggaaATTAGTGCAAAAATACTTTGGTACCCTTTTGTAAGGGTTAAAGCATAACCATGAGTTTGgttataacaattttttttttttaaaagcatgttttagcAATCCAGATATGAAAGATTATTGGTTAAGACTGACAAATATGATCTGTCCCAACTTGTTTATAAACAAGATTTGTTCATATTTCAATAGTAATCTCAGTGGGTGACTGTATTGTATGTTAAATGAAGTGATCTCCCACTGTAGGAATCTATGGTCAACAAATTTAGGAAGACTGTAATTCGCAAAACACGCAACAGTCATCCGGAGCAAACTCGAGAGGAAGAGATAAAAGAAGCAATGGAAGGTATGGGGCATCGTTCATATGAGAAGTAGCAATTGAATATGTGGAACTGCATTACTCCTATAGAGTGGGGAAGATGCACTGTTTTATCACACACTGGTAATTATCAgtcttttattttaaacaatggtAAAATCAACCAGGTCTTGTCAATTATATCCTGAGTTTGGGAGCGAGTCTGGCTTTAGATTGAATTTCACTTCAGATAATTTCTGATTTCATTTTACAGGTTTATTATCTCACAGTGGGAAGTTTGAGTACCTCTAGGATTttcagtggtgtgtgtgtttttaccttCTAGGAGTTGCTGAAGAAGATTATATGAGGAAAGTAGACATAATTCATTGCAGTGCTTGCCATACATATATTCCTGCAGTTATCTTCTCTGTGAAGCAACACTTAACATCTAAAGAACATCTGAAGAGCAAAGTGGTATGTCGCTGTTTGTACCTGTAgttgtttattttgtcattagGTTTTGGGCAGATACCTATGTAAATAATGTAATGGTCCCCCAATCTTTTGTTAGGGCTATAAAGAGCAATTGAGGAAGGAGAGTGTTCTAACGGCCACCAGCATCCTGAATAACCCAATTGTGAAGGCTCGTTATGAAAGATTTGTTAAGGTAAGGAAGTGGAGAGGAAATATAGAGGTTTCTTTATGCTAACTAACACATAAATCAATTGCATGTTCTATttgctgtaaaacaaataaaaaaaaaagaaaaaaaaaaggtatattgcAAACCTAGCTGCAGATTTGATTTGCTGTGGCGTGTTGTTCAGGGCGAGGATCCTTTTGAAATCACAGAGGAAAGCCAGCAGCAGGACGACGGAGAGCAGAATGATGCAGCTGAGGATGCTGAACTAAATCCAGATGACGACCCAGCTGCTGAAACAATGAAGGTTAATTGAAAATTCTGAACACATTGATGGCTTCAGTGCATACTATATACACAATACAGTAAACCGTGCAACaacaacattaatttaaaatgtaattggttACACAGATGTATTACTAAGGATTTTTAGTACTACTACTAGACAAACTACTggagccactttttttttttataaacattttgtagCAGAGGTTCTGAGTGACAACTTATGGAAATAatgctcccattgcatagcagtttgatccattcctggttttgctacaactttaataagacacaactgagcttgttacctgtacactgtggctcttattttaaaacctggaatgggtgaaacttctATGcagttggagtcttatttccatcccttttaTGTTATAATATCTTATGGATACATTCCTATCTGAATTTGGTTATAAATTGACAGGACCATGTGTGTTAATTTGAGTTCATAATTGTTTTAACTGTTTACTGTATGAATGGGATAATTTGTTGTATTGTTCATTGTGAATTTTGATGTAATGACTGTTTGTTTCAGGAGGAGAATCCTTTTGAATCCCAGCAATTACAAAATGAAGAGCTCGAGGATGCTGAACTGAGTCAATCAACCAATTGATGAGCAAGCAGCTAAAACTGAATGGTTGAAAAAGTGAAAATAACTTATTGATGGGGTAAAAAAATATTCTGGTAGAATAACATCCTGCCTTGTACTTTGTTTTCCCTCCTATTTATTACCCATTTTAATTTAAGCATGGGTGTTAATTTGGCTTTTTAG
The Acipenser ruthenus chromosome 10, fAciRut3.2 maternal haplotype, whole genome shotgun sequence DNA segment above includes these coding regions:
- the LOC117408986 gene encoding DBIRD complex subunit ZNF326-like translates to MIRGKSYERFGGPRLFKGGNTERYSEEETPNPDMNHGYSHGRFGIPNPRSFDSYEANYSERFGPYESYDSGSAQGGPDLYRSGFGGSFGGGYDQFDNDESNWKPSYPRSNLRSGFMDNEGRDGYSSYGRFSSPHMKPAPVGSRGRGMPAYPQNKFGGRSHDLGGPTAVRGRGRGPVGFFGMSRPGIVIDYQNQTAMRGVKRKMIPPSRPNMFIKKQKVTKPALINKPVVNPAEVVNPAEAGFEAEGDQFTKDSGETGTSVSKTDEEEQRKLEARREKQRRRREKNNEKYGDGYRLAYTCSFCKFRTFEEKDIEDHFESSSHQETLDYIQKQANFEEDVIRFLHESMVNKFRKTVIRKTRNSHPEQTREEEIKEAMEGVAEEDYMRKVDIIHCSACHTYIPAVIFSVKQHLTSKEHLKSKVGYKEQLRKESVLTATSILNNPIVKARYERFVKGEDPFEITEESQQQDDGEQNDAAEDAELNPDDDPAAETMKEENPFESQQLQNEELEDAELSQSTN